AAGTAATCACGAGTGAAAAAACTGTGGATTACTTTAGTTAAAACTACTAGATGCTAGAGACCAATCTCAGTTAGTGATTTAGATAGTAACTCTAAGCCTAACTTGGCATCACTTTCAGAGATATTGCAAGGTGGCACCATGTGAATGCGGTTGAAGTTATTAAATGGCATCAAACCATTCTTCTTACAAGTTGCCACAATCTCATTCATCTTTGGACTAGATGCACCATATGGTGCAAGTGGTTCACGGGTTTTTCTATCGGTGACCATATCAACGCCCCAGAAAACACCTGCTCCTCTAATGTCGCCAATCACTTGATGTTTCTTAGCTAATTCATTTAACCCAGGACCAAGAATCTTCTCTCCGATGCTGGCAGCATTTTCAACCATCTTCTCACTCTTCATTACATCAATTGTTGCAACCGCAGTCGCGCATGCAATCGGATGGCCCGAATAGGTAAGCCCACCTGGGAATACTCTTTCATCAAATGTTTTAGCAATTTTTTCTGGAATTATTACTCCACCAAGTGGGATGTAACCTGAAGTTACGCCCTTTGCAAAGACAATTAAATCTGGTGTTGATTTTGAGTGCTGGAAGCCAAACCATTTACCAGTTCGACCAAAGCCAGACATAACCTCATCGGCAATCCAAAGGATTTCATACTTATCACAGAGTGCCCGCAGACCATCTAAGTAACCAGCAGGTGGCACAAGCACACCAGCTGTTCCTGGCACTGACTCAATTAAAACTGCTGCAATTGTTTTTGGGCCTTCAAAAATAATTGTTTGCTCTAAATGTTCAAGTGCCCTCTGACATTCCTCTTCTTGGTTAGTAGCCCAAAAAGCGGTGCGATATAGATAAGGTCCCCAGAAGTGAACATGTCCAAACCCAAACTCATTTGGAAATCTTCGTGGATCACCAGTTGCATTTATCGCAGAGCCAGTATTGCCGTGATAGGAACGATAGGTTGATAAAACTTTATGTTTATTGGTGTGAAGTCTGGCCATTCTGATCGCATTTTCAATTCCATCTGCACCACCGTTTGTAAAGAAAACTTTCTTAAAACTATCCCCAGCAACTGAAGTAATTCGCTTTGCTGCTTCATTTCGCGCTTCGTTAGCATGTTGCGGAGCAACTGTTGCCAAAATATCTGCCTGCTCTTTTATTGCTGAAATAACCTTTGGATGTTGATGGCCAATATTTGTGAAAACTAACTGACAGGAAAAATCCAAATATTTCTTTCCATTAAAATCCCAGAAGTAGGAACCGGCGCCGCCGGCCACTGTCATTGGTGAGATTTGCCCTTGCGCCGACCATGAGTGAAAAACATTGGCGCGATCATCAGCAAAAACTTTAGCTGCTTTATCTGGGTTATTTTCTGGGGTACTCACATTGCTCCCTAATGGCTGGCCTAATTATGTAGCCCAATCTAATCACTTATCCCCTTATTTTGGTAGGAAGGGGTAATTTCATGGCGGTAAAACCTTTGAGGTATGGTTGCGATATGGAAAATATTTCACACTGGATTAATGGCGCAATATCAAATGAAAAATCAGACCGTACTGGTGACGTGTATAACCCAGCTACAGGTCAGATTTGTGCAAAGGTAAATTTTGCAACACCACAAACTGTTGATTTAGCGGTCAATGTTGCTACCAAAGCATTTGAGACGTGGCGACACAGTTCGTTAACAAAGCGCACCCAGGTGTTATTTGCTTTTCGTGAATTAGTAAATCAAAACAAAGAGAAATTAGCTGCTCTTATTACTAAAGAGCATGGCAAGGTATTAAGTGATGCCTTTGGTGAGGTAACTCGCGGTCTTGAGGTTGTGGAGTTTGCTTGCGGTATCCCCCATTTACTAAAGGGTGGATTTTCAGAGGAAGTTTCAACAGGTGTTGATGTTTACTCAATTCGCCAACCATTAGGACCAGTTGCAATCATTTCACCATTTAACTTCCCAGCCATGGTGCCAATGTGGTTCTTCCCAATTGCAATTGCTTGTGGAAATACCGTCATTGTTAAGCCATCCGAGAAGGATCCAAGTGCAATTATGTTGGTTGCCCAATTATTAAAAGAGGCTGGCCTACCAGAGGGTGTATTTAACGTTGTGCATGGCGATAAAGTTTCAGTAGATTCACTCTTAACCCATCCTGGAATTAAGTCCGTTTCATTTGTTGGTTCAACTCCAATTGCAAAATATGTTTATGAGAATGGCACAAAAGCTGGCAAGCGTGTGCAAGCACTCGGTGGAGCTAAAAACCACATGATCGTTTTGCCTGATGCAGATTTAGATTTAGCAGCAGATGCTGCAATTAACGCAGGATTTGGTTCAGCAGGTGAGCGATGCATGGCGATCTCTGCAATTGTGGCAGTTGAACCAATTGCCGATAAGTTAATTGAAAAGATTACTGAAAGAGCTACAAAGATTAAAACCGGTGATGGCACAAAAGGTGCTGACATGGGACCACTTGTAACCAAGGTGCACCGCGACAAGGTTGCTTCATATATTGAAGCTGGTGAAAAAGAGGGCGCCAAGATTGTTTTTGATGGCAGAAAAGTTGTCGTAGATGGTGAAGGATTTTGGCTTGGACCAACCTTATTTGATCAAGTAAAGCCAAGCATGAGCATTTACCAAGAGGAGATATTTGGTCCAGTACTTAGCGTTATTCGCGTAAAGAGTTATGACGAAGCTCTTAAGTTAGTAAATGATCACCAGTATGGAAATGGCACTGCAATCTTTACTAATGATGGTGGAGCTGCAAGACGTTTCCAAAATGAGGTTGAGGTTGGCATGGTTGGTATCAACGTACCGATTCCAGTACCAATGGCTTACTTCTCATTTGGTGGTTGGAAGAACTCATTATTTGGTGATTCACATGCGCATGGCACAGAGGGCGTTCACTTCTTTACTCGTGGCAAGGTTGTTACAAGTAGATGGTTAGATCCAAGCCATGGTGGAATTAATTTAGGTTTCCCACAAAATACCTAAGTTAGCCGCGAAGAGTTTTTGCTAATTCCCTAAAGTCATTAACCATAAAATCAACTTCGGCCTGATCATGGGCTAGCGAGATTAACCACTGCTCATCTAATCCTGGTGGTGTCATAATTCCATGGTTTAGTGACCATAGGAAAGAAAGCTCTGCAATTTGGAAATCTGTTGCTTTGTAATCGCGGTAATTTCTAACTGGTCGATCAGACCAAGTCACACAACCTTTAACTCCAAAACCAACGGTGTGCGCAGGTAATTCATACTCATCAATAATTTCGCGAATTCTAGTTAGTGCTTGGATATTTAAAGATTCTGCCTTTGCTAATGCCTCTGGTGTACAAAGTGTGTCCACTGCTCTTACCGCAGCCATTGCCAAGATATGACCATTAAAAGTTCCAAGGTGTGGCATTCGGCCATCAGTTACTGGCTTCATAAATTCTGATTTTCCACCAAATGCTGCAAGTGGAATTCCACCACCAATTGATTTTGCTAAGCAAATTAAATCTGGAATTACACCTAAGCGTTGGGCAGCACCTTGTGGGCCTGCTGTTAAACCAGTCTTTACCTCATCAAAAATTAATACAATTTTGTATTGATCACATAGTTCGCGGACCTTTTCAAGGTATCCCTCATCAGGTAAAACAATTCCAATGTTTTCTAAAACAGGTTCAACAATAAAGCAGGCGATAGTTGATGAGTACTTTTCAAATACACGCTCAAGTGCTTCGGCGTTGTTGTAAGGAACCACATATGACAAACCTGGAACTGAAGCGTTGCCAATTACTGAATTTGGAGCATCTTCAGGTCCTGCCTTATCTAATGATGGCTTAGTTGAAACCATTAGAGCATCGCCGCTTCCGTGGTAGCCACCCTCCACCTTAACTACGCCTTCTTTGCCGGTGTATGCACGAGCTGTTCTAACTGCATACATAGTTGATTCAGTGCCAGAGTTAGTAAATCTAATTTGATCAATTCCAAATCGACGACATAAACGCTCAGCAGCGTCTCGTGAATCTGGAGATGGTGCGGTGTATAAAGTTCCAATATCTAATGTGGCCTTTAGTTCGGCCATTACTAGAGGATTTAAGTGACCAACCAACATTGAGCCAAAGCCCATGGATAGATCAAGCATCTTGCGGCCATCAACATCGACCATCCAGGCACCTTTAGCTGACTTTATTGAGATTGGATATGGATCAAAGGATTGGAAAGTTGAATGCGCACCCAGTGGAATAGTTTTTAACGCAGTTAAATACTCATCACTTGAACTCTTAAGATTTGATTTATACAAATCAAGTTGTTGTTGAAATAATTTTTCAAGACGAGCGGTATCAAGTGGTTTTGAATGTGTTGGTATCGAACGGAAGGTTTGGTTGTGGTGCGTTTGTGTTTTCATGCGGGTTTGTACTGTCAAAGGGTCCAAATAGACCTAAGTTTGGCGTGCACTCTCCTAGTCAAACGTTGTGTTACTTAGGTAGTTTAGCAGAGTTAAATCTTTAAGCAACTACGATAATTTCATGCGTAAATTAATGATTATTTATTTAATAACAAAAAGTTAACAAAAAAAGATGCTTTTTCCATTTAAATTAATACTTTTAAAAGCAGGTATTATCTATGCATGGTAAATAAGCGAGTTGATTTAACTGCTGCGCAAATTGAGCATTTAAAAACTTTAGTTACTGGTCAAGTTTCAACTAATGAAACAATTTTAGATCAACACGGCAGAGATGAATCTGCGATTCCACCAGTGCGCCCATCAGCGGTAGTCATGCCGCAAAGTACTGAAGAGGTTTCTAAAGTTTTGGCTTACTGCAACTCCGAAAAGATTCCAGTAGTTGCCTTTGGTGCTGGTTCATCACTTGAAGGACATGTACTGCCTTTATTTGGTGGCATTTCTTTAGATTTAACTCAAATGAATAAGGTAATAGAGGTAAGAGGTGATGATTTAATTGTTCGAGTTCAACCGGGTGTTCATCGAGTTGCACTAAATGAGAAGTTAGCCAGCTCTGGATTATTTTTCTCAGTAGATCCAGGCGCCGATGCAACTCTAGGTGGCATGGCGGCAACTGGTGCTGCCGGTACCACCACAGTTAGATACGGTTCAATGCGAGATAATGTTTTAGCACTTACTGCAGTCATGGCAGATGGCACAGTTATCAAGACCGGCCGAGAGACAAGAAAATTATCTGCTGGTTATGACCTCACAAGATTGCTAGTTGGCTCAGAGGGCACATTAGCTGTGATCACCGAGTTAACCCTTCGCGTCTTTGGAATTCCAGAGAAGATGGCAGCAGCCATTGTTCGATTCAAGAATTTATCTGATGGCGTAACTGCTGCAACTGCGATTGTTAGATCTGGTATCTCAATTGCAAGATGTGAGTTTTTGGATGCGAAGTGCATTAAGAATGTGAACGCTCATGATGGACTTAATTTGGCTGAAGTGCCAACCTTATTTTTTGAATTCCATGGCTCACCACAAGGAGTTGCCGAGGATGCAGCCTCCGTGAAAGAGATAGTCGAAGAGTTTGGTGGATCAGATTTTGAGTGGACTACTGATGAAGGTGCAAGAAGAAAACTGTGGCAAGCAAGGCATAATGCTTACTGGGCAGGAATTGCAGCAAACCCAGGAAAGCGCGCAGTTAGTACTGATGCTGCTGTGCCACTTTCAAAACTTGCAGAAGCGGTAACGGTGGCAGAGGAAATACTTAGTAAACATCCTTATCCATTTTCAATACTTGGACATGTTGCAGATGCAAACTTTCATTGCTTTATTGTTACTGATCCAGCTAAGCCAGCTGAGTTAGAGGATGTGCGTCACATAACTCATGAGATAACTATGAAAATGATTGAAATGGGCGGCACTTGCACCGGCGAACATGGAATAGGCTCAGGAAAAATTCAGGCATTAGAGGCAGAAACTGGAGCGCCTGCGGTTAGTATTATGCGCTCGATAAAGAAAACTTTAGATCCAAACAATATTTTAAATCCTGGGAAGGTATTTAACTAAATGAGTGCAACTGTATGGGAAGTAACAATCGCAGTATTACTGGCCGTACTTGCCTTTGACTTAGCTTTAGCGATAATCCGCAGAAACAAAGAGACCTCGATGAAAGAGGCAGCCGCTTGGACATTTTTCTATGTCAGCGCTGCAATCATCTTTGGATACTCACTCGGTGAATGGAACACTACCCAGGCTCGTGGAGAGTTTTTTGCTGGTTGGATTACTGAATACTCATTATCAGTTGATAACTTGTTTATTTTCATTTTAATTTTGGCTAGATTTAAGATAGATAAAACCAAACAACAATTAGTTTTACTTGTTGGAATTATCATGGCGCTGGTGCTTCGTGGAATCTTTATTGCTTTGGGAAGTGCTGCCATTTCAAGATACACCTGGGTTTTCTACATATTTGGCGCCTTCCTGCTTTACACCGCATACAAGTTAATTAGTGAGTCTGGTGAAAAGGAATGGAAAGAGGGCAAGTTAATTACCTGGTTTAGAAACCGTGGTGCATCCCCATTAACAATCGTTTTGGTGGCAATCGCTTTTACTGACTTGGTATTCGCACTTGATTCAATCCCAGCAATTTTTGGATTAACCAAGGATCCTTATATTGTCTTCACCGCAAATGCATTTGCGCTGATGGGTCTGCGCCAACTTTACTTTTTGCTTGGTGGTTTAATGACTAAACTTATTTATCTAACAAAGGGTTTGGCGATAATTTTAGGATTTATTGGCGTAAAGCTAATCATTGAGGCAATCCATGGAAATGATATTCATAAAATTCTTGGCGTTGAGATCCCAGAGATTTCTACTCAATTCTCGCTAACTGTGATTGTTGGAACCTTAGTTACTACCACGATTGCAAGTCTGATCGTAAGTTCTAAATCAAAGGTGGCAGAATAGCCCTCATGATTGAGGGTGCTAACAAGATTCAAGTATTTGAGCCACATAGCTCATCGCTGCCCCCGCTGCGTCCTTACTTTAAGGATTTCTGGCGCAGAAGAGAGTTTGCAACTGAGCTGTCCAAATTCTCAGATAAGGCAGAGTACTTAGAATCAAAGCTTGGCAAAGTTTGGTTAGTTTTAAACCCACTATTTCTAGCAGTAATTTACTTTCTACTTGTAACTATTATTCAAGGTGGTAGAGGTCAAGGTGGTGGCTTTACAACTTTGGCTCATATTTTAATTGGCTTATTTACCTTCTACTTCGCCCAAAACACAATATTACTTGGCGCATCTTCAATTACATCAGGTGGCAGTTTGATTTTAAATCAGGCTTTTCCACGGGCGCTGTTACCACTATCTAGTGCAATAAGTGCTGCAAGACAGTTTTTCCCAACAATTCCTATTTATATTTTAATTGTTATTGGCGGCAAGTTGTTTCTAGATGACACCACCTTGCCAGGAATTAATGCAAATTACCTGCTTCTTCCGATTTTATTTGTACTACTTGTTATTACTAGTTTTGGTCTTTCATTGCTATTTGCAACTATGAATGTTTACTTCCGAGACACCACTAAATTACTTTCATACATTATGAGAATTTGGCTCTACGCATCCCCTGTTTTGTGGCAGCCAGATATGTTAAATGGTTGGTATCGCATAATTCTTTATTTAAATCCACTAGGGCCAATACTTTCTGCCAATTCAAGAATTTGGATAGATGGCTTAATGCCAACTGCCTACCAACTAATTGGCTGTCTATTTTGGGCCCTCTTTTCATTTTTATTAGGTGGCTACTTCTTTATATCAAGGGAGCGCGATTTTGCCGTCCGCATCTAAAGTGAGTTTGCCAGATGATTTGGCGATCCGAATTGAGGATCTTTCCATTAGTTACAAAATCAATGTTGAGTCCAAGAAAACTTTGAAAAATGCAATCATGCGTGCGAGTAAGGGTGAGCGAGTTCGAACTAGAACTGTTGAAGCAGTTAAGCATCTAAATTTAGATATCCCACATGGCTCTGTAGTTGGAATTGTTGGCGCCAATGGTGCTGGTAAATCTACTTTGATGCGATCTATTGCAGGAATTTTGCCGCCAACAACTGGGCAAATAACTGTTAATGGCAGAATCTCAACATTGTTAGCTCTCGGTGTTGGTTTTAACAAAGCATTATCTGGCCGCGATAACATAATTTTAGGTGGATTAGCTGCCGGTATGAGCAAAGCTGAAATTGAAAGCCAAACTGATGCAATCGCACAATTTGCTGATCTGCCTGAGGGATTTATTGATATGCCAGTTCGAACTTATAGCAATGGCATGTATAGCAGAGTAGCTTTTGCAGTTGCTGTAAATATGACTCCAGATATCTTGCTACTAGATGAGGCACTCTCTGCTGGAGATGCTGCTTTTAAGGAAAAGTCTTTTAATCGGATGCGAGAGTTATGTGAAGAGGCTAGAACTATTTTGATTGTCTCTCATGCTTTGTCTTCAATTAATGAACTATGTGATCATGCAATTTGGATGCACAAAGGAAAAATGTTAGCCTCAGGTAAGCCAGAGGAAATTACAGAGCAATACTTAAAGTTCTTAAATGTTGGTGAATTACCCTCAAGTTACGAAGATTTATAAGGGTAAGGCAAAAAATACTGCAGTAATTACTGCTGCCAGAAATGCTGCTTGCGCAAGAATACTTATCGCAGTCTTACGGTCAGCTTTTCGATCCTCTGCGCTTTGAACCTTTGTAATGCTTCCAAGTTTTCCAAAGTTAAAAGTGCCAGCTAATCCATAAGCTAGGCAAAATTTCTTGCGAGATTGAATGAATCCAACTGAAAAAATCATCGCTGGTAAGAAGATTGAAATTCGAGCTGATCGGACTTGATCTGTTGCTAGCAAAGTTGTGGCAGAAGTTGCGATTAGAAAGATACCAATTAGTGCTACAAATTGTCGGCGGCGAACTTCACCCTTACCGATGTTGCAAGCACCTGCAATATATTCGCTACTCACCTATGCATCTTCTCGTTGTTCATCATCGCTCCATACTTCATACTCATCATTTTCAGAGCGAGCCAACCAGTTAAATACAGATTTGATCGCGCCAAAAATAACTAATACTCCAGCAAGGAGTGCGAAGAGTCTTTTGAAGGCTTTGATCATGGGGCAAATCTACTATCTTTTAAACTGCCACCCTTACTAATTTACCTCGGTGGCGAGTTTTTCCAGTGAACTCCCAGAAACTCTAAAGACCGTCCACTCATCCATTGGCTGCGCACCGATGGACTTATAGAAATCGATGGCGCTCTCATTCCAATCTAAAACCCACCACTGCAATCTTTTATACCCATTTTCAATACAAATTTGAGCTAACTTTCGAAGCAAAGCTTTGCCGTGGCCCTGGCCTCGAAACTTTGGGTCAACGTAGAGATCTTCAAGATAAATTCCATGCTTACCCAACCAAGTTGAATAATTTAAGTGCCAAACTGCAAACCCGGTAGTTTCATTATCTTTCTCAGAGATAAGACAGAAAACTTGAGGATTCACCCCAAAAAGAGATTCTTTTAAATCATCGAGAGAAAGTTCAACCTCGTCCGGTGCTTTTTCATACTCTGCTAAATCATGAATAAATTGCAGAATTACAGGCAGGTCGGCCTGGACTGCTGATCTAATATTTACTGACATTACTTTATCTTCGCAACATTTAATGCTTGCTGGATATCTGCCCATAGATCATCAACATTTTCAATACCAACTGAAAATCTAATTAAATTCTCTGGAACTGTTGCGCTCTCAGTTGCCCACCTGCGACGTCGCTCCCAAATAGATTCAACTCCACCAAGGGATGTGGCATTAGTAATTAGCTTTGAACTATTACACATTAAATCAAGCTGTTCAACGCTGGCATTTACATCAAAGGAGATCATTGCGCCAAAGCCCTTCATAAAGGATTTTGCTAGGCCGTGATACGAATCAGTGGGTAGCCCTGGATACCTAACCTTAGATATACGTGAATCCTTTGATAGACGATTAGCTAATTCCATTGCATTCTCTTGAGAGCGTTGCATACGGATTGCAAATGTTCGAAGGCCGCGCAGTGCAATCCAGGCCTCAAATGGCCCAGCAATTGCTCCACCATATCTTCTAGATTGCTCAAGTCGACCGTAGAGCGCCTGATCATTTGTTGTTAATGAACCAAGAATTAAATCACTATGACCTGATAAATACTTAGTAACTGAGTGAATTGAAATATCAGCACCTAGTGCCAATGGATTTTGTAGAAGTGGTGTTGCCAAAGTGTTATCTACTGCTACCCCACAACCTGCTGCTTTTCCAGCTGCAATAATTTTTGGTAGATCAACCACTTCAAGTAATGGATTAAGTGGGGATTCCAAATAAAGCATTTGTGCCCCCGGAATGGCAGCAATACATTCATCAGTGTTAGCTAAGTTAACAAATCGAACTTTTAGTTTTTCACTTTCATGTAGTTTTTTTAATAATGTTGTAGTTCCCTGATAACCATTATTTGCGGCAACAATTACCGCACCCTCTGGCAATAGTGAAAAAACTGCACTTATGGCTGCCATACCTGATGAGAAAAGTAATGTTTTGCCACCTTCTAAAACTGAAATCGCTTCTTCTAAAGCACTCCATGTTTCATTTCCATATCGGCCATAACCAACTGGTCCACCTTCATGAAAAGTTGAGTTAAGTGCAATTGGTGGATTAAGAGCGCCATCTGGTTGTTTAGCGGGGCGGCCAGCTGCAACAACTTTGGATTCTGTTGCTAATTTTTCCAAATCCATTGGCTCACTCATATCTAAAGCCTAACCCATTACATTAAAGGCAATTATTGCTGGGTAATCAATTCTTTGGTTCAAGCACAAGTGCCACTGAGTTAATGCACCAACGTTGATCAGTTGGAACGGCATATCCCTCACCAGAAAAGACATGGCCAAGATGAGAGCCACAGGCTGAACATCTAACCTCAGTGCGAACCCTTGGAAAAAGTGATCGATCTTCAATTAACTCAACTGCATCATCTGCAGTTGGTGCATAGAAAGAAGGCCAACCACAGCCGGAGTGGAATTTTGTGTCAGATCTAAATAATTCAGCGCTACAAGCTTTACATCTATACACGCCAATAGTTTCACTATCTGTGTATTCACCAGTAAAAGCAGTTTCAGTTGCTGATTTGCGTAAAACATCAAATGAAAGTGGATCTACCTTACTTTTTAACTCAGCTTCATCAATCTTAACTTTATAAGGTTGTCCTTTGGAATTTATCTCTGTTATCTCATCCATTTTTACTCGCCAATGCTGTTGGAAAAGCTACTCCAGTTGAAGAGTGGCAGTCATAACCATTTGGATTCTTTTCTAGATATCTCTGATGGTAATCCTCTGCAAGCCAATATGTAATTCCACTTGCTGGCAAAATTTCAGTCACAATTTTATCCATGCCATTTTTAGTTAATTCATTTTGATAGATTTCTTTACTTGCTAAGGCTTGCTGCATCTGTTCTGGTGTGGTGGTAAAGATTGATGATCGATATTGGGTTCCGATATCTCCGCCTTGTTGATTTAATGATGTTGGATCATGCATAACCCAAAATTCTGCTAACAATCTTTGGTACGAAATAATCTCTGGTTCAAAAATTACCTCAACCATTTCAGCATGATTTGTAGTACCAGTACAAACCTCTTTGTAAGTTGGATCTGGCTTATTTCCGCCCATATATCCAACTGAAGTTTGAGTTACGCCAGCTAAATTCCAAAATCTTCGCTCTGCTCCCCAAAAACATCCGGTTGCAAAATATGCGGTCTGGCTCATTGGCTAATTCTCTCCTATTGAT
The Candidatus Nanopelagicus limnes DNA segment above includes these coding regions:
- the msrA gene encoding peptide-methionine (S)-S-oxide reductase MsrA, with protein sequence MSQTAYFATGCFWGAERRFWNLAGVTQTSVGYMGGNKPDPTYKEVCTGTTNHAEMVEVIFEPEIISYQRLLAEFWVMHDPTSLNQQGGDIGTQYRSSIFTTTPEQMQQALASKEIYQNELTKNGMDKIVTEILPASGITYWLAEDYHQRYLEKNPNGYDCHSSTGVAFPTALASKNG